The proteins below are encoded in one region of Pseudomonas sp. SCB32:
- a CDS encoding alpha/beta hydrolase — protein MKHNNSTTVLIVPGLRDHVAEHWQTHLQARLPNARSVPPLTEDKLDLDARVAAIQHELAQIEGPVILVAHSAGTLMVAHWAARHNRLIKGALLVTPPDLEGQWPEHYPSPANLAERGWAPLPQQPLPFPCLVAASENDPLASPEAVQRMASAWGASVVELGRVGHMNPASGFGDWPEGDALVHMLDR, from the coding sequence GTGAAACACAACAACTCCACCACCGTCCTCATCGTTCCCGGCCTGCGCGATCACGTGGCCGAACATTGGCAGACCCATCTTCAGGCCCGCCTGCCCAATGCTCGCAGCGTGCCACCGCTGACCGAGGACAAGCTCGATCTCGATGCCCGCGTCGCGGCCATCCAGCACGAGCTGGCGCAGATCGAAGGTCCGGTGATCCTGGTCGCCCACAGCGCCGGCACCCTGATGGTGGCGCACTGGGCAGCCCGCCACAACCGCCTGATCAAGGGCGCGCTGCTGGTGACCCCGCCGGACCTCGAAGGCCAATGGCCGGAGCACTACCCGAGCCCGGCGAACCTCGCCGAGCGTGGCTGGGCACCGCTGCCGCAGCAGCCCTTGCCGTTCCCCTGCCTGGTGGCGGCCAGCGAAAACGATCCGCTCGCCTCGCCAGAAGCCGTGCAGCGCATGGCCAGCGCCTGGGGCGCGAGCGTAGTGGAGCTGGGCCGCGTCGGCCACATGAACCCTGCCTCCGGCTTCGGCGACTGGCCCGAAGGGGATGCCCTGGTCCACATGCTGGATCGCTGA